CATCCCTCAGCCCATCCACCTACTTGTGGGTCCAAAGGCCCACTACTGGTCATTCGACCAACTGTCAGTCCATTGACCCAATTGTCCATCCATCTACCATGTTGTCCGTCCTCTTTCCCAATCATCCATCAATGGGCCCAATAATCTTTCCATCAACCCTTCTGTCCTCCTAACAATGCGTAATTGAGTGAATTCTTTTGCCAATCTACCCATTTGTTGAACCCATTCATTGGGCTGTGTGGTTCATCTCATCCATTGATCTGTATGTGTGTCCATTTACCCATCACTCCATCTACAACCTTCACCTTCCCATCCTCCCACCCATCGATCAATCTGTTTATTCGTCCATTGACCCAAATATCAATCTGTCCATCAATCAGTCCTTTGCGAAAACGAATACCATTGTAGAATAGGTGTagtaaattaacaaattttATTTGGGACAATAATTGACCAAGAAATTTGAATTTGGAGTATGAACTGATTTCTGTCTCAAACCAAGTCGGTTTTCTTCTGTTGGTTCTCAGGTGGATGGAGGTGATCCGCAGCGCCACCTGCTCCGCCAGCCGCCCCCTGCTGAGCTCCAGGAAGGACCTTTACTGATGACTCTGTTGTCTTCACCTCGGCCTTACACAAAACCACAGACTTCTCTTCCAGcgttttaaaaatcacttttttacaCACCAACACACTTGGAGGTCCTCAAAGTTCCTTTCACACCATTTATCTTCAATGTTCTGACTTTTTCTGTGCCAAACTGGAAAATATTAGTAGTATTGTccttatttccacttttttaaCTCGACATATTTAGAGCTCCATAAAGCAGATGTGTGGATTAATCATGATGCCAGATTAGGACACAGaatccatgtttttctttttgtaattcttCTTTGTACAGTATTTTGATAACActgtgaaaatagttttttcctcCTTCGTTTTGTCTTCACTGAAAAGAAACTTCAGACCTGCTTCCAAAGCCGACAGAGATTTCTTCTTTATCGCCTTCTTCCCAGTATTTTTCCAGCTTTCTGGAATCGTTTTGAAAAGTTTGTGttcatatgaaaaataaacaaagcaaatcaCACATTGTCGTGTTTTACTTATAGAGATTGCAGGTTGTCATCCTTCCTGACGGTGTTCCCCAAGGCTTTGTGTTGGGGATCCTGCAGAATCATTTTTTCAATTGGCTTGGGAGCCAAAATATCCAGTTGAAAATACTCAAAATTCACTAAACTCTctagtatttttctttttaattataattacaaaaagttggttgtatttttaaaaatgttacctcctgaataaacaaccaaaacacaatattttaatgaaataagcAAATGAGACTTCAGtagatttgaaacaaaaaaagcgGCAAAACATATCCTAACATTTTTCACTTGATTTTTGTCGTTTTAGAAACATTAACagaatttttctaatttttactttattttgccACCTTTAAGTCAGCATTTCATTAGAAGCCACTGGAAGTTTTTAGTCAATTTTACTAATAAATagaattaaaaaccaaaacctgggtgaaaacttttacattttaagagtTGACTCCTATTTCAGTCTTCTCATGTCTCTACGCACTGGTTTGTGCTTCTTTGTCTACGGATTATCTCAGTAATCCAGACAAAAAAACCTGTTGCCCTACTTATATTTGTGCAAWaaataaaaaagcttttgtgTATGAGAAAAGACGAACACATATTGAAGAATTCAAAAGCACCAGAACAAGCAGCGACTTGTTAAGCAGAGGAAGCAACATTATTCATATTCCTGCAACACAAAATACCTCAGGATGAGGCTGTAGACTCTCCAGATCACAAAACACACATAGACCAGAGAAACAACCCAAAAAGATCTGATCCAGTGTTTCAGGACACAGCGGTCCAGTCAAATCACACTGAACATCAGAATAAGCAANNNNNNNNNNNNNNNNNNNNNNNNNNNNNNNNNNNNNNNNNNNNNNNNNNNNNNNNNNNNNNNNNNNNNNNNNNNNNNNNNNNNNNNNNNNNNNNNNNNNNNNNNNNNNNtttcatttttaaatattaccaaCAGCTGATTGTCTTCCACAAAGTTGTTCATTAAAagacaaagcataaaaaaacaaacatttttggataaaaatgYAAGACTTTGAGTGTATTTTAACAAGTGAATTTCCTAATCTGGTTTTAAACTTAATCAGTTAGTGACTCGTTACTCATTTGCTAGAACTCTTGACGCCCTCTGTGGGTTTAAAGGCACTAAaccagaggtgtccaaagtctgtcctcgagggccggcatcctgcatgttttagttctctccctggtggtaacAACCTTTCCAGCTTGTCAATGTGCCTCTTAagccttctaacgagccatcatttgatccaggtacgttaaaccagggagagaactaaaacatgcaggatgccggccctcgaggaccaactttgggcacccctgcacKAAAGGCAGTTTACTCATCTGCATCACTATTTCCGATCTTCCCTCAGTACAAACTTTAGTCCGTGGTCTCCGTTGCAGTCATAGTTGTCGTAGGTGGGCAGTGATGGCCAGTCCGGCTCGTAGGTGGTGGTACTGTACACAAACGCCTCCATGATGCTTCCAGGCGACAACTTCTCCTCTCTGTCCGCCATCTTGTCTACCRTCTTGACTTCCAGCTCCACTGCTGTCCGCTGGTACATGGTGGGAACCTTCTCRAACCAGTCCAAGTATTTCAGCATCTTTTCGTCCACTTTGTAGATTTCCCCATGAACTCTCTTGCCTTGTCCAGGAAGGTTAAGGAGAAAGACAAGGTTATACTTGGTAGCGATCACCAGTGGATACTTCTGGAYRGTGACAGCCGTACCGAGGAACTCGGCYTTTCCATTATTGCTGTCTGTCATGTAGGGRTAATTGGGTTGGCCCCTCTTTAGGGAGCCGTAAACAAAGACACGATGCATGAAGACTGAAGGCACCTGGGAAATAAAGAAGAGTTATCAGGATAGTTTTGGTTTGTTAATCTACATTGAATCAATATTAGTTAGAAATCTagaaaaaatacaacttaaagctgctgtatgtaacttttataaactatggtttttac
This genomic interval from Poecilia reticulata strain Guanapo unplaced genomic scaffold, Guppy_female_1.0+MT scaffold_304, whole genome shotgun sequence contains the following:
- the LOC103460836 gene encoding gamma-glutamylaminecyclotransferase C-like isoform X2 gives rise to the protein MHRVFVYGSLKRGQPNYPYMTDSNNGKAEFLGKRVHGEIYKVDEKMLKYLDWFEKVPTMYQRTAVELEVKXVDKMADREEKLSPGSIMEAFVYSTTTYEPDWPSLPTYDNYDCNGDHGLKFVLREDRK
- the LOC103460836 gene encoding gamma-glutamylaminecyclotransferase C-like isoform X1 encodes the protein MHRVFVYGSLKRGQPNYPYMTDSNNGKAEFLGTAVTXQKYPLVIATKYNLVFLLNLPGQGKRVHGEIYKVDEKMLKYLDWFEKVPTMYQRTAVELEVKXVDKMADREEKLSPGSIMEAFVYSTTTYEPDWPSLPTYDNYDCNGDHGLKFVLREDRK